A region of Hydrogenobacter sp. DNA encodes the following proteins:
- a CDS encoding FlxA-like family protein: protein MKRVLLLSALFSTTVFAQSTEDRIKQLEDQIKALQEEVQKLKEDQKKSEETKQETEVLKEEIRKLRLEIAIPQLEIKSYSGLGPAASKALLNPKGVSIGGYGEIHFLHNSDKKPKNSVDAKRLVLYFGYAFNEKLKFNSEIEWEHAFVEGKEESGETAVEFAFIDYNFNEKFGIRGGLLLVPVGIINEYHEPPTFPSVDRPYLERVIIPTTWRELGFGAYGRLGALEYRAYITNGLKPNEEAGEKVEKGELLQGFKQKGFKASADQIAFTGRLDYSLPLNAKVGASTFTGGIQDEEGNRLGSISLFSPHLWWQYEGWDVRFVGAYGSVSDAQKVSKAISTNPACTLLGDTSQCTTFPKRFYGFYTQVAYDILRFFKVSDQQLYLFGIYENYNTHASVPQGFEKPQGSKVQVFNFGLSYKPHPLVALKADYVRYAPKDAKKQNIYRLALGWMF, encoded by the coding sequence ATGAAAAGGGTTCTTCTTCTTTCCGCGCTATTTTCCACTACGGTTTTTGCTCAATCTACGGAAGATCGGATAAAGCAATTAGAGGATCAGATCAAAGCGCTTCAAGAGGAGGTACAAAAACTCAAAGAGGATCAGAAAAAAAGTGAGGAAACAAAACAGGAAACAGAAGTACTGAAAGAAGAAATAAGGAAGTTGCGCCTTGAGATAGCTATTCCTCAACTTGAAATCAAATCTTATTCTGGACTTGGACCTGCCGCCTCAAAAGCCCTTTTAAATCCCAAGGGCGTATCCATAGGAGGTTATGGTGAGATACATTTTCTTCACAACTCAGACAAAAAGCCTAAAAACAGTGTAGATGCCAAAAGGCTCGTACTTTACTTTGGATATGCCTTTAACGAAAAGCTAAAGTTTAATTCAGAGATTGAGTGGGAGCATGCCTTTGTAGAAGGCAAAGAGGAAAGCGGAGAAACAGCTGTTGAATTTGCCTTTATAGACTACAACTTTAACGAAAAGTTTGGTATAAGGGGTGGTCTCCTTCTTGTTCCTGTAGGCATAATAAACGAATATCACGAGCCTCCAACTTTTCCGAGCGTGGATAGACCTTATTTAGAGAGGGTAATAATTCCTACCACTTGGAGGGAGCTGGGTTTTGGAGCTTATGGAAGGCTGGGAGCCTTAGAATACAGAGCTTATATCACAAACGGTCTTAAGCCTAATGAAGAGGCTGGTGAAAAGGTTGAAAAGGGCGAGCTACTTCAAGGCTTTAAGCAGAAGGGCTTTAAGGCTTCGGCTGACCAAATAGCCTTTACGGGCAGGTTAGATTACAGTCTTCCTCTAAACGCAAAGGTGGGTGCCAGCACCTTTACAGGTGGTATTCAGGACGAAGAGGGCAACAGGCTTGGGAGCATAAGCCTTTTTTCTCCGCACCTTTGGTGGCAGTATGAAGGATGGGATGTAAGGTTTGTAGGAGCTTATGGAAGTGTCTCGGACGCTCAGAAGGTTTCAAAAGCCATAAGCACAAACCCTGCCTGCACACTCCTGGGAGACACAAGTCAATGCACTACCTTTCCAAAAAGGTTTTATGGCTTTTATACACAAGTGGCTTACGACATTTTGAGGTTCTTTAAAGTGTCCGACCAACAGCTCTACCTTTTTGGCATATATGAAAACTACAACACGCACGCCAGTGTCCCTCAAGGTTTTGAAAAACCTCAAGGAAGTAAGGTACAGGTCTTTAACTTTGGTCTCTCTTACAAGCCCCATCCCCTTGTAGCCCTAAAGGCAGACTATGTAAGATATGCACCAAAGGATGCCAAAAAGCAAAACATATACAGACTTGCCCTTGGATGGATGTTTTAG
- a CDS encoding FMN-binding protein: MCRWCLFMSMIFCFICFATDGTARDFKTPEQALKDAFPGAKIEVKNLILSKDQLEKIERLSGMKLGTRLISWYIAKKGNNVIGYAYIDSHTVRTHPEVVLYTITPDGKIDLIEVLSFNEPLEYMPDENWLRLFRGKELTPESLRLRKDIPNMTGATLTSRAITDNTRKVLAMWKVIFGGER; encoded by the coding sequence ATGTGCAGATGGTGTCTTTTCATGAGCATGATCTTTTGCTTTATTTGTTTTGCTACGGATGGTACTGCGAGAGATTTTAAAACTCCAGAACAAGCTTTAAAGGATGCCTTCCCCGGCGCTAAGATTGAAGTGAAAAACCTAATTCTATCAAAGGACCAGTTGGAAAAGATAGAGAGACTCTCTGGTATGAAACTTGGAACGAGGCTCATCTCTTGGTATATAGCCAAAAAGGGAAACAACGTGATCGGATATGCATACATAGACAGCCATACAGTTAGAACTCACCCAGAAGTGGTACTTTACACAATAACACCTGATGGAAAAATAGATCTGATAGAGGTCCTCTCCTTTAACGAACCTTTAGAGTATATGCCCGACGAAAATTGGCTAAGGCTTTTCAGAGGTAAGGAGTTAACACCAGAAAGCCTTAGATTGAGGAAAGATATTCCAAACATGACAGGAGCCACCCTCACATCAAGAGCCATAACGGACAACACAAGAAAGGTCCTTGCTATGTGGAAGGTTATATTTGGAGGTGAAAGATGA
- a CDS encoding MATE family efflux transporter, which produces MSNRLLIDHDESWRSVAKKVTKLAFPIILSNLLYTIESAFSIILVSGLSATAVAAVGYSASMLWFIYSLMALSYTGTSVLVAQMTGAKKDPSPALLWGLILSILTALPLTFTGTNLVTFLMGEFGASKGVTALAKEYLDPIFTFIIVGFITNTLYAAYNGYGDTKTPFKVALIMNFVNISSAYLLIYGNLGFPRLETKGAGWGIALSELVGLAVYIYLYIRGRKPFPICLSFSKDVLIKILRVGTPTALERAFSSLSFNIFVGFLASFGDKVLAAHQIGLRVESASFMIGFGFMTASTTLSGQNWGAKNYAGLDYGVRITAHVTALTMGFMGLLLLLFPHYFSLIFTRDSQVTRYAVYYLVIVALSQPQMAYASIYSGALKGMGKTYIPLGVNLISFWLFRIIPSYLLLRQFHTPLVPWIFMSFEMSMRAIIFYWAYKREIAKFLSSRTKGGRCIKVQPEGIKK; this is translated from the coding sequence ATGTCAAATAGGCTACTTATTGATCACGATGAGAGCTGGCGATCCGTTGCAAAAAAAGTTACAAAGCTCGCTTTCCCTATAATACTCTCAAACCTACTTTACACCATAGAGAGTGCCTTTTCCATAATACTCGTTTCTGGTCTTTCCGCAACTGCCGTTGCCGCTGTTGGTTACTCCGCGAGCATGTTGTGGTTTATTTACTCCTTAATGGCTCTTTCCTACACTGGTACCTCCGTTTTGGTAGCTCAAATGACAGGTGCAAAAAAAGATCCCTCCCCTGCTTTACTCTGGGGTTTGATCTTATCAATCCTTACAGCCTTACCCCTTACTTTTACTGGTACAAATCTCGTAACTTTCCTGATGGGTGAGTTTGGTGCGTCAAAAGGCGTCACAGCCTTAGCAAAAGAGTATCTTGACCCTATTTTCACTTTCATAATTGTGGGTTTTATCACAAATACCCTTTATGCGGCATACAATGGCTATGGAGACACCAAGACACCTTTTAAGGTGGCACTTATTATGAATTTCGTTAATATATCAAGCGCTTACCTTCTCATATACGGAAACTTAGGATTTCCCAGACTTGAAACTAAGGGAGCAGGATGGGGAATCGCCCTTTCCGAACTTGTTGGGCTTGCAGTTTACATTTACCTTTACATCAGAGGAAGGAAGCCCTTTCCTATATGTTTGTCCTTTAGCAAAGATGTTCTTATAAAGATCTTACGTGTGGGTACCCCTACAGCTCTTGAAAGAGCTTTTTCCAGCTTATCTTTTAACATATTTGTAGGCTTTCTCGCGAGCTTTGGTGATAAGGTGCTTGCTGCTCACCAAATAGGACTAAGGGTTGAGAGCGCCTCCTTTATGATAGGTTTTGGATTCATGACAGCATCCACCACTCTATCGGGTCAAAATTGGGGGGCTAAAAATTATGCGGGTCTTGATTATGGCGTAAGAATAACCGCACATGTAACAGCTCTCACAATGGGTTTTATGGGTCTTCTTCTGCTTTTATTCCCTCACTACTTTTCCCTGATCTTTACAAGAGACAGTCAAGTTACAAGGTATGCGGTTTATTATCTGGTGATAGTAGCTCTATCACAACCTCAGATGGCTTACGCGAGCATATATTCAGGTGCCTTAAAGGGCATGGGGAAAACTTACATACCCCTCGGCGTCAACCTCATATCTTTCTGGCTTTTCAGGATCATACCGTCTTATTTGCTCCTTAGGCAATTTCACACACCCTTAGTTCCCTGGATATTTATGAGCTTTGAAATGAGTATGCGTGCCATCATTTTTTATTGGGCATACAAAAGGGAGATAGCTAAGTTTTTGAGTTCAAGAACAAAAGGAGGGAGGTGTATAAAAGTACAACCTGAAGGAATAAAAAAATGA
- a CDS encoding patatin-like phospholipase family protein — translation MKVNLVLSGGASRGIAHIGVIKALGDMGFQIEAISGVSAGALVGAFYCAGYTPEEMLRIVKATDWIKVIRPKVPRYGFFSLSKAEKFLRKYLEVERIENLKRELYIGVLDIKSGRSFHFNEGPLYPILLGSCALPGIFEPIKYEDYILIDGGVTNNLPVEPLLEKEGILIGADVNPTNTLEKVRSIFHIIARSFLLAVRSNVEKRKELCHVIIQPELQNYSVIDFWRAQEIYTLGYKKTLEVMSAYVK, via the coding sequence ATGAAAGTTAATCTTGTCCTTTCCGGTGGTGCTTCAAGAGGTATAGCTCATATAGGGGTAATCAAGGCTCTTGGGGATATGGGATTTCAAATTGAAGCTATAAGCGGGGTGAGTGCTGGAGCGCTCGTAGGTGCTTTCTATTGTGCAGGCTACACTCCTGAAGAGATGCTCAGGATAGTAAAAGCGACCGACTGGATAAAGGTTATACGCCCAAAGGTGCCAAGATACGGATTTTTCAGTTTGAGCAAAGCGGAAAAGTTCTTGAGAAAGTATTTGGAGGTGGAACGTATAGAGAACCTTAAAAGAGAACTTTACATAGGTGTGCTGGACATAAAAAGCGGTAGGAGCTTTCACTTTAATGAAGGACCACTCTATCCTATACTTCTGGGAAGCTGTGCGCTTCCGGGTATTTTTGAACCCATCAAGTATGAAGATTACATATTAATTGATGGTGGTGTTACCAACAACTTACCTGTAGAACCTCTTTTGGAGAAAGAAGGTATATTGATAGGCGCGGACGTTAACCCTACCAATACTTTAGAAAAGGTAAGGAGCATATTTCACATAATAGCGAGGAGTTTTCTACTCGCTGTGAGATCAAATGTAGAAAAAAGGAAAGAACTATGCCATGTAATTATACAGCCAGAACTTCAGAACTACTCCGTCATAGATTTTTGGAGGGCGCAAGAGATATACACACTCGGTTACAAAAAAACTTTAGAGGTGATGAGCGCATATGTCAAATAG
- the ispF gene encoding 2-C-methyl-D-erythritol 2,4-cyclodiphosphate synthase, with protein sequence MFLRIGLGFDSHEFEEGKPLYLGGVLIEHTAGFKGHSDGDILLHAITDALLSAIGEPDIGELFPDRDERWKNASSEVFLKEALRRMRNKGFSIINLDCVLVMDDPKISPYKNIIVDNLSRIMHVDKTAISIKGKRREGFCKDKGAVCYCVILLGHES encoded by the coding sequence TTTGATTCGCATGAATTTGAAGAAGGTAAGCCACTTTATCTTGGTGGTGTGTTGATAGAGCATACAGCGGGTTTTAAGGGGCATTCAGACGGTGATATTTTACTTCATGCTATAACTGATGCCCTTTTGAGCGCTATTGGTGAACCGGACATCGGTGAGCTTTTTCCTGATAGAGATGAGAGATGGAAAAACGCTTCATCTGAAGTGTTCTTAAAGGAAGCTCTTAGAAGAATGAGAAACAAGGGGTTTAGTATAATAAATCTTGACTGTGTGCTTGTTATGGACGATCCCAAAATATCTCCCTACAAAAACATTATAGTAGATAACCTCTCCAGGATAATGCATGTAGACAAGACAGCCATATCTATAAAAGGAAAGAGAAGGGAAGGTTTTTGTAAAGATAAGGGTGCTGTATGTTACTGTGTTATCCTTTTAGGTCATGAAAGTTAA